A genome region from Rhodothermales bacterium includes the following:
- a CDS encoding helix-turn-helix domain-containing protein, giving the protein MKESKRRRLEAQGWRFGSAKDFLGLTDEEAEYIELQLSLAALLRKRRESLGYTQTEVADLIGSSQSRVAKMEAGDPSVSVDLLIRTLLALGVNRKQVGRAIGAAASA; this is encoded by the coding sequence ATGAAGGAATCGAAACGACGTCGGCTCGAGGCACAGGGATGGAGATTCGGCTCCGCAAAGGACTTCCTCGGCCTCACCGACGAGGAAGCCGAGTACATCGAGCTTCAACTCTCTCTTGCCGCGCTGCTCAGGAAGCGCCGGGAGAGCCTCGGCTACACCCAAACCGAAGTCGCCGACCTCATCGGTTCCAGCCAATCCCGCGTCGCAAAAATGGAAGCCGGCGACCCAAGCGTCTCCGTCGACCTCCTCATCCGCACCCTTCTCGCCCTCGGCGTAAACCGAAAGCAAGTGGGCAGGGCAATCGGCGCAGCCGCCTCCGCGTGA
- a CDS encoding type II toxin-antitoxin system RelE/ParE family toxin → MPDKPLVWLGESVRSPPFSAEARKRAGLLLRRLQRGETLSMPESRPMPSIGPRCHELRIADHDQGKAWRIIYRLDFDAIVIVDAFSKKTRGTPTTAIRRASRRLHRYDKGPDGGSQ, encoded by the coding sequence ATGCCGGATAAGCCTCTCGTTTGGCTTGGTGAGTCGGTGCGGAGTCCTCCTTTCTCCGCCGAGGCGCGAAAGCGAGCTGGGTTGCTCCTGAGGAGGCTGCAAAGAGGCGAAACACTTTCCATGCCTGAATCACGACCCATGCCCTCCATTGGCCCGCGCTGTCATGAGCTGCGCATTGCAGATCACGATCAGGGCAAGGCGTGGCGGATCATCTACCGACTCGATTTCGATGCGATTGTTATCGTCGATGCGTTCTCGAAGAAGACTCGAGGCACCCCAACAACGGCTATCCGCCGCGCGTCGCGTCGCCTGCATCGCTACGACAAGGGCCCCGACGGAGGGAGCCAATGA